From one Lemur catta isolate mLemCat1 chromosome 5, mLemCat1.pri, whole genome shotgun sequence genomic stretch:
- the RNF14 gene encoding E3 ubiquitin-protein ligase RNF14 gives MSSEDREAQDDELLALASIYDGDEFRKAESVQGGETRIYLDLPQNFKIFVSGNSNECLQNSGFEYTICFLPPLVLNFELPPDYPSSSPPSFTLSGKWLSPTQLSALCKHLDNLWEEHRGSVVLFAWMQFLKEETLAYLNIVSPFELKMSSQKKVQRRMAQASPNTELDFGGAAGSDVDQEEVVDERAVQDVESLSSLIQEILDFDQAQQIKCFNSKLFLCNICFCEKLGSECMYFLECRHVYCKACLKDYFEIQIRDGQVQCLNCPEPKCPSVATPGQVKELVEAELFARYDRLLLQSTLDLMADVVYCPRPCCQLPVMQEPGCTMGICSSCNFAFCTLCRLTYHGVSPCKVTAEKLIDLRNEYLQADEANKRFLEQRYGKRVIQKALEEMESKEWLEKNSKSCPCCGTPIEKLDGCNKMTCTGCMQYFCWICMGSLSRANPYKHFTDPDSPCFNRLFHAVDVNGDIWEDEIED, from the exons atgtCGTCAGAAGATCGAGAAGCTCAGGACGATGAATTGCTGGCCCTGGCGAGTATTTATGATGGAGATGAATTTAGAAAAGCAGAATCTGTCCAAGGTGGAGAAACCAGGATCTATTTGGATTTGCCACAAAATTTCAAGATATTTGTGAGCG GCAATTCAAATGAGTGTCTCCAGAATAGTGGCTTTGAATACACCATTTGCTTTCTGCCTCCTCTTGTGCTGAACTTTGAACTGCCACCAGATTatccatcctcctccccaccttcATTCACACTTAGTGGCAAATGGCTGTCACCAACTCAG CTATCTGCCCTATGCAAGCACTTAGACAACCTATGGGAAGAACACCGTGGCAGCGTGGTCCTGTTTGCCTGGATGCAGTTTCTTAAGGAAGAGACCCTAGCGTACCTGAATATTGTCTCTCCTTTTGAGCTTAAGATGAGTTCTCAGAAAAAAGTGCAGAGAAGGATGGCTCAAGCCTCTCCCAACACAGAGCTAGATTTTGGAGGAGCTGCTGGATCTGATGTAGACCAAGAGGAAGTTGTGGACGAGAGAGCTGTGCAGGATGTGGAATCATTGTCAAGTCTGATCCAGGAAATCTTGGACTTTGATCAAGCTCAGCAGATAAAATGCTTTAATAGTAAATTGTTCCTGTGCAATATCTGTTTCTGTGAGAAGCTGGGTAGTGAATGCATGTACTTCTTGGAGTGCAGGCATGTGTACTGCAAAGCCTGTCTGAAGGACTACTTTGAAATCCAGATCAGAGATGGCCAGGTTCAGTGCCTCAACTGCCCAGAACCAAAGTGCCCTTCGGTGGCCACTCCTGGTCAG GTCAAAGAGCTAGTAGAAGCAGAGTTATTTGCCCGTTACGACCGCCTTCTCCTCCAGTCCACCTTGGACCTGATGGCAGATGTGGTGTACTGCCCCCGCCCCTGCTGCCAGCTGCCCGTGATGCAGGAGCCTGGCTGCACCATGGGCATCTGCTCCAGCTGCAACTTTGCCTTCTGCACCCTGTGCAGATTGACCTACCATGGGGTGTCTCCGTGTAAGGTGACTGCAG AGAAATTAATAGACTTACGAAATGAGTACCTGCAAGCAGATGAAGCCAATAAAAGATTTTTGGAGCAGAGGTATGGTAAGAGGGTAATTCAGAAGGCACTGGAAGAGATGGAAAGTAAAGAGTGGCTGGAAAAGAACTCAAAGAGCTGCCCGTGTTGTGGGACCCCCATAGAG AAATTAGACGGATGTAACAAGATGACATGTACTGGCTGTATGCAGTATTTCTGCTGGATTTGCATGGGTTCTCTCTCTAGAGCAAATCCTTACAAACATTTCACTGATCCTGATTCCCCGTGTTTTAACCG GTTGTTTCATGCTGTGGATGTTAATGGAGATATTTGGGAAGATGAGATTGAAGACTAG